Proteins found in one Mustela lutreola isolate mMusLut2 chromosome 10, mMusLut2.pri, whole genome shotgun sequence genomic segment:
- the LOC131809385 gene encoding myotubularin-related protein 9-like isoform X3 codes for MEFLELIRTGRAQVKLLRGPEAPSLRGTLCVTGHHLLLSPGPQGTSDLWLLLLRSVDSIEKRVSGDSGTITLRCKDLRVLQLDIEGVEATLDIARSIEALSSLESVITSFPFFYRPRGLRLGDAWHFHPPERYYKRVARETNAWRLSEVNEDFSLCPSYPRAVIVPRAVDDDALARCARFRQGGRFPVLSYHHAPSGTVLLRSSQPLTGPQKRRCAEDEELLRAVLAGARPGAPGFILDTRSAQAAKQAGVTGGGTEAKAAYPGWKRLHRPLEKGRPLQESFVRLVEACGDLEKSMDGWLSQLEACRWLAHVKEALSTACLAAWGMEREEACILVHGAEGMDNTLLVTSLAQIILDPLSRTMTGFQELVEREWIQAGHPFQLRCAHSAFSHARPKHEAPTFLLFLDCVWQLGRQFPLSLEFGEGLLLALFEHAYASPFGTFLCSSEKERPVSALDPPA; via the exons ATGGAGTTCTTGGAACTGATCCGCACCGGCCGGGCCCAAGTCAAGCTGCTGCGAGGTCCGGAGGCGCCCTCACTGCGTGGCACGCTATGCGTCACCGGCCACCACCTGCTGCTGTCGCCAGGGCCTCAGGGGACTTCAGACCTGTGGCTTCTGCTGTTGCGTAGTGTAGACTCCATCGAGAAGCG GGTCTCCGGTGACTCCGGCACCATCACGCTGCGCTGTAAGGACCTGCGAGTGTTGCAGCTGGACATAGAGGGCGTGGAAGCCACGCTGGACATCGCCCGTTCCATCGAG GCGCTGTCGTCCTTGGAATCGGTCATCACTTCCTTTCCGTTCTTCTACCGTCCCAGGGGCTTGAGATTGGGCGACGCCTGGCACTTCCACCCACCCGAACGCTACTACAAGCGAGTAGCTCGCGAG ACCAACGCCTGGAGGCTGAGCGAGGTGAACGAGGACTTCAGCTTGTGCCCCAGTTACCCCCGCGCCGTGATCGTGCCTCGCGCTGTGGACGATGATGCCCTGGCGCGCTGTGCCCGCTTCCGCCAGGGAGGCCGCTTCCCTGTGCTCAGCTACCACCACGCTCCCAGCGGAACC GTGCTGCTACGTTCCAGCCAGCCCCTGACTGGTCCCCAGAAAAGGCGCTGCGCTGAGGACGAGGAGCTGCTGCGAGCCGTGCTGGCGGGAGCTCGCCCTGGAGCCCCGGGCTTCATCCTGGACACGCGCTCCGCTCAGGCCGCCAAACAGGCCGGTGTGACTGGGGGTGGCACCGAGGCCAAAGCCGCCTATCCTGGCTGGAAACGGCTGCACCGGCCCCTGGAGAA GGGACGGCCCCTACAGGAGAGTTTCGTGCGGCTGGTGGAAGCCTgtggggacctggagaagagcatggacggctggctcagtcaactaGAGGCCTGCCGCTGGCTGGCACATGTGAAAGAGGCCCTGAGCACCGCCTGCCTAGCAGCCTGGGGCATGGAGAG GGAAGAGGCCTGCATCCTGGTGCACGGGGCTGAAGGCATGGACAACACCCTGCTGGTGACTTCGCTGGCCCAGATCATCCTGGACCCCTTGAGCCGGACCATGACTGGATTCCAGGAGCTGGTGGAACGCGAGTGGATCCAG gccgGCCACCCCTTCCAGCTGCGCTGTGCCCACTCGGCCTTCTCCCATGCCCGCCCCAAGCACGAGGCAcccaccttcctcctcttcctggacTGCGTGTGGCAGCTGGGCCGCCAGTTCCCGCTGTCGCTGGAGTTTGGGGAGGGGCTGTTGTTGGCCCTGTTTGAGCACGCCTATGCCTCCCCTTTTGGCACCTTCCTCTGCAGCAGCGAAAAGGAGAG gcctGTTTCTGCGCTGGATCCGCCCGCCTGA
- the EIF3I gene encoding eukaryotic translation initiation factor 3 subunit I, which yields MKPILLQGHERSITQIKYNREGDLLFTVAKDPIVNVWYSVNGERLGTYMGHTGAVWCVDADWDTKHVLTGSADNSCRLWDCETGKQLALLKTNSAVRTCGFDFGGNIIMFSTDKQMGYQCFVSFFDLRDPSQIDNNEPYMKIPCNDSKITSAVWGPLGECIIAGHEGGELNQYSAKSGEVLVNVKEHSRQINDIQLSRDMTMFVTASKDNTAKLFDSTTLEHQKTFRTERPVNSAALSPNYDHVVLGGGQEAMDVTTTSTRIGKFEARFFHLAFEEEFGRVKGHFGPINSVAFHPDGKSYSSGGEDGYVRIHYFDPQYFEFEFEA from the exons ATG AAGCCGATCCTGCTGCAGGGTCATGAGCGATCCATTACGCAGATTAAGTACAACCGCGAGGGAGACCTCCTCTTCACCGTGGCCAAAGACCCT ATTGTCAATGTGTGGTACTCTGTGAACGGTGAGAGGCTGGGCACTTACATGGGCCATACTGGAGCTGTGTGGTGTGTAGATGCTGACT GGGACACCAAACATGTTCTCACCGGCTCAGCTGATAACAGCTGTCGTCTCTGGGACTGTGAAACAG GGAAGCAGCTGGCCCTCCTCAAGACCAATTCGGCTGTCCGCACGTGCGGCTTTGACTTTGGCGGCAACATCATCATGTTCTCCACGGACAAGCAGATGGGCTACCAGTGCTTCGTGAGCTTCTTTGATTTGCGGGATCCGAGCCAGATCG ACAACAATGAGCCCTACATGAAGATCCCTTGCAACGACTCCAAGATCACCAGTGCTGTTTGGGGACCCCTGGGGGAGTGCATCATCGCAGGCCACGAAGGCGGGGAGCTCAACCAGTATAGCGCCAAG TCTGGAGAAGTCTTGGTGAATGTCAAGGAGCACTCCCGGCAGATCAATGACATCCAGTTATCCAGGGACATGACCATGTTTGTCACTGCCTCCAAGGACAACACGGCCAAG ctctttGACTCCACAACTCTTGAACACCAGAAGACTTTCCGGACAGAACGTCCAGTCAACTCAGCTGCCCTCTCTCCCAACTATGACCAT GTGGTGCTGGGCGGTGGTCAGGAAGCCATGGACGTAACAACCACCTCCACTAGGATTGGCAAGTTTGAAGCCAG GTTCTTCCACTTGGCCTTTGAAGAAGAATTTGGAAGAGTCAAGGGTCACTTCGGACCCATCAATAGTGTTGCCTTCCATCCTGATGGCAAGAG ctACAGCAGCGGAGGCGAAGATGGTTACGTCCGCATCCACTACTTTGACCCACAGTACTTTGAATTTGAGTTTGAGGCTTAA
- the LOC131809385 gene encoding myotubularin-related protein 9-like isoform X4: protein MEFLELIRTGRAQVKLLRGPEAPSLRGTLCVTGHHLLLSPGPQGTSDLWLLLLRSVDSIEKRVSGDSGTITLRCKDLRVLQLDIEGVEATLDIARSIEALSSLESVITSFPFFYRPRGLRLGDAWHFHPPERYYKRVARETNAWRLSEVNEDFSLCPSYPRAVIVPRAVDDDALARCARFRQGGRFPVLSYHHAPSGTVLLRSSQPLTGPQKRRCAEDEELLRAVLAGARPGAPGFILDTRSAQAAKQAGVTGGGTEAKAAYPGWKRLHRPLEKGRPLQESFVRLVEACGDLEKSMDGWLSQLEACRWLAHVKEALSTACLAAWGMEREEACILVHGAEGMDNTLLVTSLAQIILDPLSRTMTGFQELVEREWIQACFCAGSARLNLPRWLGRRCGKDWHLRRRQRISGGNQETRNTRMDPGPQREPQFLLIAAVLHTCHRKATNLAVTPSGR, encoded by the exons ATGGAGTTCTTGGAACTGATCCGCACCGGCCGGGCCCAAGTCAAGCTGCTGCGAGGTCCGGAGGCGCCCTCACTGCGTGGCACGCTATGCGTCACCGGCCACCACCTGCTGCTGTCGCCAGGGCCTCAGGGGACTTCAGACCTGTGGCTTCTGCTGTTGCGTAGTGTAGACTCCATCGAGAAGCG GGTCTCCGGTGACTCCGGCACCATCACGCTGCGCTGTAAGGACCTGCGAGTGTTGCAGCTGGACATAGAGGGCGTGGAAGCCACGCTGGACATCGCCCGTTCCATCGAG GCGCTGTCGTCCTTGGAATCGGTCATCACTTCCTTTCCGTTCTTCTACCGTCCCAGGGGCTTGAGATTGGGCGACGCCTGGCACTTCCACCCACCCGAACGCTACTACAAGCGAGTAGCTCGCGAG ACCAACGCCTGGAGGCTGAGCGAGGTGAACGAGGACTTCAGCTTGTGCCCCAGTTACCCCCGCGCCGTGATCGTGCCTCGCGCTGTGGACGATGATGCCCTGGCGCGCTGTGCCCGCTTCCGCCAGGGAGGCCGCTTCCCTGTGCTCAGCTACCACCACGCTCCCAGCGGAACC GTGCTGCTACGTTCCAGCCAGCCCCTGACTGGTCCCCAGAAAAGGCGCTGCGCTGAGGACGAGGAGCTGCTGCGAGCCGTGCTGGCGGGAGCTCGCCCTGGAGCCCCGGGCTTCATCCTGGACACGCGCTCCGCTCAGGCCGCCAAACAGGCCGGTGTGACTGGGGGTGGCACCGAGGCCAAAGCCGCCTATCCTGGCTGGAAACGGCTGCACCGGCCCCTGGAGAA GGGACGGCCCCTACAGGAGAGTTTCGTGCGGCTGGTGGAAGCCTgtggggacctggagaagagcatggacggctggctcagtcaactaGAGGCCTGCCGCTGGCTGGCACATGTGAAAGAGGCCCTGAGCACCGCCTGCCTAGCAGCCTGGGGCATGGAGAG GGAAGAGGCCTGCATCCTGGTGCACGGGGCTGAAGGCATGGACAACACCCTGCTGGTGACTTCGCTGGCCCAGATCATCCTGGACCCCTTGAGCCGGACCATGACTGGATTCCAGGAGCTGGTGGAACGCGAGTGGATCCAG gcctGTTTCTGCGCTGGATCCGCCCGCCTGAACCTTCCCAGGTGGCTTGGGAGAAGGTGTGGCAAAGACTGGCATCTAAGGAGAAGACAGAGGATT AGTGGAGGAAACCAGGAAACCAGAAATACGAGGATGGATCCAGGGCCTCAGAGGGAGCCCCAGTTCCTGCTCATAGCGGCTGTATTACACACTTGTCACAGGAAGGCCACAAATCTGGCTGTAACTCCTAGTGGGCGATGA
- the LOC131809385 gene encoding myotubularin-related protein 9-like isoform X1 yields MEFLELIRTGRAQVKLLRGPEAPSLRGTLCVTGHHLLLSPGPQGTSDLWLLLLRSVDSIEKRVSGDSGTITLRCKDLRVLQLDIEGVEATLDIARSIEALSSLESVITSFPFFYRPRGLRLGDAWHFHPPERYYKRVARETNAWRLSEVNEDFSLCPSYPRAVIVPRAVDDDALARCARFRQGGRFPVLSYHHAPSGTVLLRSSQPLTGPQKRRCAEDEELLRAVLAGARPGAPGFILDTRSAQAAKQAGVTGGGTEAKAAYPGWKRLHRPLEKGRPLQESFVRLVEACGDLEKSMDGWLSQLEACRWLAHVKEALSTACLAAWGMEREEACILVHGAEGMDNTLLVTSLAQIILDPLSRTMTGFQELVEREWIQAGHPFQLRCAHSAFSHARPKHEAPTFLLFLDCVWQLGRQFPLSLEFGEGLLLALFEHAYASPFGTFLCSSEKERCLCEVRTRTHSLWSGLNQPKVRRKLRNPLYVPNPLAIWPSVEPQSLQLWQGLFLRWIRPPEPSQVAWEKVWQRLASKEKTEDCESTSKPQS; encoded by the exons ATGGAGTTCTTGGAACTGATCCGCACCGGCCGGGCCCAAGTCAAGCTGCTGCGAGGTCCGGAGGCGCCCTCACTGCGTGGCACGCTATGCGTCACCGGCCACCACCTGCTGCTGTCGCCAGGGCCTCAGGGGACTTCAGACCTGTGGCTTCTGCTGTTGCGTAGTGTAGACTCCATCGAGAAGCG GGTCTCCGGTGACTCCGGCACCATCACGCTGCGCTGTAAGGACCTGCGAGTGTTGCAGCTGGACATAGAGGGCGTGGAAGCCACGCTGGACATCGCCCGTTCCATCGAG GCGCTGTCGTCCTTGGAATCGGTCATCACTTCCTTTCCGTTCTTCTACCGTCCCAGGGGCTTGAGATTGGGCGACGCCTGGCACTTCCACCCACCCGAACGCTACTACAAGCGAGTAGCTCGCGAG ACCAACGCCTGGAGGCTGAGCGAGGTGAACGAGGACTTCAGCTTGTGCCCCAGTTACCCCCGCGCCGTGATCGTGCCTCGCGCTGTGGACGATGATGCCCTGGCGCGCTGTGCCCGCTTCCGCCAGGGAGGCCGCTTCCCTGTGCTCAGCTACCACCACGCTCCCAGCGGAACC GTGCTGCTACGTTCCAGCCAGCCCCTGACTGGTCCCCAGAAAAGGCGCTGCGCTGAGGACGAGGAGCTGCTGCGAGCCGTGCTGGCGGGAGCTCGCCCTGGAGCCCCGGGCTTCATCCTGGACACGCGCTCCGCTCAGGCCGCCAAACAGGCCGGTGTGACTGGGGGTGGCACCGAGGCCAAAGCCGCCTATCCTGGCTGGAAACGGCTGCACCGGCCCCTGGAGAA GGGACGGCCCCTACAGGAGAGTTTCGTGCGGCTGGTGGAAGCCTgtggggacctggagaagagcatggacggctggctcagtcaactaGAGGCCTGCCGCTGGCTGGCACATGTGAAAGAGGCCCTGAGCACCGCCTGCCTAGCAGCCTGGGGCATGGAGAG GGAAGAGGCCTGCATCCTGGTGCACGGGGCTGAAGGCATGGACAACACCCTGCTGGTGACTTCGCTGGCCCAGATCATCCTGGACCCCTTGAGCCGGACCATGACTGGATTCCAGGAGCTGGTGGAACGCGAGTGGATCCAG gccgGCCACCCCTTCCAGCTGCGCTGTGCCCACTCGGCCTTCTCCCATGCCCGCCCCAAGCACGAGGCAcccaccttcctcctcttcctggacTGCGTGTGGCAGCTGGGCCGCCAGTTCCCGCTGTCGCTGGAGTTTGGGGAGGGGCTGTTGTTGGCCCTGTTTGAGCACGCCTATGCCTCCCCTTTTGGCACCTTCCTCTGCAGCAGCGAAAAGGAGAG ATGCCTGTGTGAAGTGAGGACTCGAACCCACTCCTTGTGGTCTGGGCTCAACCAGCCAAAAGTGCGACGGAAACTCCGGAACCCACTCTACGTCCCCAATCCCTTGGCCATCTGGCCCTCTGTGGAGCCCCAGAGCCTGCAACTTTGGCAAG gcctGTTTCTGCGCTGGATCCGCCCGCCTGAACCTTCCCAGGTGGCTTGGGAGAAGGTGTGGCAAAGACTGGCATCTAAGGAGAAGACAGAGGATTGTGAGTCAACCTCTAAGCCCCAATCTTAA
- the LOC131809385 gene encoding myotubularin-related protein 9-like isoform X2, with the protein MEFLELIRTGRAQVKLLRGPEAPSLRGTLCVTGHHLLLSPGPQGTSDLWLLLLRSVDSIEKRVSGDSGTITLRCKDLRVLQLDIEGVEATLDIARSIEALSSLESVITSFPFFYRPRGLRLGDAWHFHPPERYYKRVARETNAWRLSEVNEDFSLCPSYPRAVIVPRAVDDDALARCARFRQGGRFPVLSYHHAPSGTVLLRSSQPLTGPQKRRCAEDEELLRAVLAGARPGAPGFILDTRSAQAAKQAGVTGGGTEAKAAYPGWKRLHRPLEKGRPLQESFVRLVEACGDLEKSMDGWLSQLEACRWLAHVKEALSTACLAAWGMEREEACILVHGAEGMDNTLLVTSLAQIILDPLSRTMTGFQELVEREWIQAGHPFQLRCAHSAFSHARPKHEAPTFLLFLDCVWQLGRQFPLSLEFGEGLLLALFEHAYASPFGTFLCSSEKERCLCEVRTRTHSLWSGLNQPKVRRKLRNPLYVPNPLAIWPSVEPQSLQLWQGLFLRWIRPPEPSQVAWEKVWQRLASKEKTED; encoded by the exons ATGGAGTTCTTGGAACTGATCCGCACCGGCCGGGCCCAAGTCAAGCTGCTGCGAGGTCCGGAGGCGCCCTCACTGCGTGGCACGCTATGCGTCACCGGCCACCACCTGCTGCTGTCGCCAGGGCCTCAGGGGACTTCAGACCTGTGGCTTCTGCTGTTGCGTAGTGTAGACTCCATCGAGAAGCG GGTCTCCGGTGACTCCGGCACCATCACGCTGCGCTGTAAGGACCTGCGAGTGTTGCAGCTGGACATAGAGGGCGTGGAAGCCACGCTGGACATCGCCCGTTCCATCGAG GCGCTGTCGTCCTTGGAATCGGTCATCACTTCCTTTCCGTTCTTCTACCGTCCCAGGGGCTTGAGATTGGGCGACGCCTGGCACTTCCACCCACCCGAACGCTACTACAAGCGAGTAGCTCGCGAG ACCAACGCCTGGAGGCTGAGCGAGGTGAACGAGGACTTCAGCTTGTGCCCCAGTTACCCCCGCGCCGTGATCGTGCCTCGCGCTGTGGACGATGATGCCCTGGCGCGCTGTGCCCGCTTCCGCCAGGGAGGCCGCTTCCCTGTGCTCAGCTACCACCACGCTCCCAGCGGAACC GTGCTGCTACGTTCCAGCCAGCCCCTGACTGGTCCCCAGAAAAGGCGCTGCGCTGAGGACGAGGAGCTGCTGCGAGCCGTGCTGGCGGGAGCTCGCCCTGGAGCCCCGGGCTTCATCCTGGACACGCGCTCCGCTCAGGCCGCCAAACAGGCCGGTGTGACTGGGGGTGGCACCGAGGCCAAAGCCGCCTATCCTGGCTGGAAACGGCTGCACCGGCCCCTGGAGAA GGGACGGCCCCTACAGGAGAGTTTCGTGCGGCTGGTGGAAGCCTgtggggacctggagaagagcatggacggctggctcagtcaactaGAGGCCTGCCGCTGGCTGGCACATGTGAAAGAGGCCCTGAGCACCGCCTGCCTAGCAGCCTGGGGCATGGAGAG GGAAGAGGCCTGCATCCTGGTGCACGGGGCTGAAGGCATGGACAACACCCTGCTGGTGACTTCGCTGGCCCAGATCATCCTGGACCCCTTGAGCCGGACCATGACTGGATTCCAGGAGCTGGTGGAACGCGAGTGGATCCAG gccgGCCACCCCTTCCAGCTGCGCTGTGCCCACTCGGCCTTCTCCCATGCCCGCCCCAAGCACGAGGCAcccaccttcctcctcttcctggacTGCGTGTGGCAGCTGGGCCGCCAGTTCCCGCTGTCGCTGGAGTTTGGGGAGGGGCTGTTGTTGGCCCTGTTTGAGCACGCCTATGCCTCCCCTTTTGGCACCTTCCTCTGCAGCAGCGAAAAGGAGAG ATGCCTGTGTGAAGTGAGGACTCGAACCCACTCCTTGTGGTCTGGGCTCAACCAGCCAAAAGTGCGACGGAAACTCCGGAACCCACTCTACGTCCCCAATCCCTTGGCCATCTGGCCCTCTGTGGAGCCCCAGAGCCTGCAACTTTGGCAAG gcctGTTTCTGCGCTGGATCCGCCCGCCTGAACCTTCCCAGGTGGCTTGGGAGAAGGTGTGGCAAAGACTGGCATCTAAGGAGAAGACAGAGGATT AG
- the TMEM234 gene encoding transmembrane protein 234 gives MAASLGQVLALVLVAALWGGTQPLLKRASSRLQQVRERTWARQLLQEMKTLFLNTEYLMPFFLNQCGSLLYYLTLASTDLTLAVPISNSLAIVFTLIVGKFLGEDIGGKGAFTGMVLTMVGIALCVTSSVSKTQEQLSAL, from the exons ATGGCGGCGTCTCTAG GACAGGTGCTGGCTCTGGTGCTGGTGGCCGCCTTGTGGGGTGGCACACAGCCGCTGCTGAAGCGGGCCTCCTCTCGCCTGCAGCAGGTTCGTGAGCGGACCTGGGCTCGGCAGTTGCTGCAGGAGATGAAGACCCTCTTCTTGAATACTGAG TACTTGATGCCCTTTTTCCTAAACCAGTGTGGCTCCCTTCTCTACTACCTCACCTTGGCGTCAACAG ATCTGACCCTAGCCGTGCCCATCAGTAACTCTCTGGCCATTGTCTTCACACTGATTGTCGGGAAGTTCCTCGGAGAGGATATCGGTGGAAAAG GAGCATTCACAGGCATGGTGCTCACCATGGTGGGGATTGCACTCTGTGTCACGAGCTCTGTGAGCAAGACCCAGGAGCAGC
- the FAM167B gene encoding protein FAM167B isoform X2, producing MSLGPLKFQAVGEETEEDEEEESLDSVKALTAKLRLQTRRPSYLEWAARVQSQAWRRAQTRPGLGGPGALCGFDSMDSALEWLRRELREMRAQDQQLAGQLLRLRAQLHRLKVDQACHLHRELLDEAELELELEPGAGLALAPPLRHLGLTRMNISARRFTLC from the exons ATGTCCCTGGGGCCACTGAAATTCCAGGCAgtaggtgaagaaactgaagaggacgaGGAGGAAGAGAGCCTGGACTCTGTCAAGGCTCTGACGGCCAAGCTGCGGCTGCAGACGCGGCGGCCCTCATACCTGGAGTGGGCGGCCCGGGTCCAGAGCCAGGCGTGGCGCAGGGCCCAAACCAGACCTGGGCTGGGGGGTCCTGGTGCCCTCTGCGGCTTCGACTCAATGGATTCTGCCCTTGAGTGGCTCCGGCGGGAGCTG CGGGAGATGCGGGCTCAGGACCAGCAGCTGGCGGGGCAGCTGCTTAGGCTGCGGGCCCAGCTGCACCGGCTGAAGGTGGACCAAGCCTGTCACCTGCACCGAGAGCTGCTGGACGAGgcggagctggagctggagctggagccgGGGGCCGGCCTCGCCTTGGCCCCGCCGCTGCGGCACCTCGGCCTCACGCGCATGAACATCAGTGCCCGGCGCTTCACCCTCTGCTGA
- the FAM167B gene encoding protein FAM167B isoform X1 has translation MSLGPLKFQAVGEETEEDEEEESLDSVKALTAKLRLQTRRPSYLEWAARVQSQAWRRAQTRPGLGGPGALCGFDSMDSALEWLRRELEGKTDASRCGPVQRSHAPSRPQREMRAQDQQLAGQLLRLRAQLHRLKVDQACHLHRELLDEAELELELEPGAGLALAPPLRHLGLTRMNISARRFTLC, from the exons ATGTCCCTGGGGCCACTGAAATTCCAGGCAgtaggtgaagaaactgaagaggacgaGGAGGAAGAGAGCCTGGACTCTGTCAAGGCTCTGACGGCCAAGCTGCGGCTGCAGACGCGGCGGCCCTCATACCTGGAGTGGGCGGCCCGGGTCCAGAGCCAGGCGTGGCGCAGGGCCCAAACCAGACCTGGGCTGGGGGGTCCTGGTGCCCTCTGCGGCTTCGACTCAATGGATTCTGCCCTTGAGTGGCTCCGGCGGGAGCTG GAAGGGAAGACTGACGCGAGCCGCTGTGGACCGGTACAGCGGTCTCACGCCCCCTCTCGGCCGCAGCGGGAGATGCGGGCTCAGGACCAGCAGCTGGCGGGGCAGCTGCTTAGGCTGCGGGCCCAGCTGCACCGGCTGAAGGTGGACCAAGCCTGTCACCTGCACCGAGAGCTGCTGGACGAGgcggagctggagctggagctggagccgGGGGCCGGCCTCGCCTTGGCCCCGCCGCTGCGGCACCTCGGCCTCACGCGCATGAACATCAGTGCCCGGCGCTTCACCCTCTGCTGA